A genomic region of Thunnus albacares chromosome 4, fThuAlb1.1, whole genome shotgun sequence contains the following coding sequences:
- the gpr84 gene encoding G-protein coupled receptor 84, translating to MLLNQTNQTEDDFFSCYSPSVVGYRYFAVLWGCAVTITGTVGNLMTILAFALDPHLRTRFNVLIVNLAVADLMYCAILQPISVDSYLHLRWRSGELWCSTFGLLLFLSNSVSIITLCLVAVSRYLLVAKRAVFDRVFSDRGLTFLLISAWALGLASFGPLWPVYVFVPQVCTCSFHRTKGRPYSTILLFFYFFIGLGCVGVFYLLIYRRVLIASKALLRYRLSRRSSRKKPASSVQGADDSGVESGMANTCSCEISSQGDITQNKDEITCDNSCPKPQDSAEATDPSATNKPSPDIFPKPPTTTPAPTTSHSATSGDDGEFKRVTRMCFTVFLCFVFCFVPFLLLNIADKRNRAPQVLHMFCANLTWLNSCINPVLYAVMNRQFRQAYHVLLTRAAAPFTCLWTWWPARRS from the coding sequence ATGCTGCTgaaccaaacaaaccaaacgGAGGACGACTTCTTCTCCTGCTACAGTCCTTCAGTTGTAGGTTACCGGTACTTCGCTGTGCTATGGGGATGTGCTGTGACCATCACTGGTACGGTGGGAAACCTGATGACCATTCTAGCCTTCGCCTTAGACCCACATCTGAGGACTCGCTTCAACGTGCTCATCGTCAACCTGGCTGTAGCTGACCTCATGTACTGTGCCATACTGCAGCCCATCTCGGTTGATTCCTATCTGCACCTCAGATGGCGGAGTGGTGAGCTCTGGTGCAGCACCTTCggcctgctcctcttcctctccaacTCTGTATCCATTATCACACTCTGTCTGGTAGCAGTGAGTCGGTATCTCCTGGTTGCAAAAAGGGCCGTGTTTGACCGTGTCTTCTCTGACCGTGGTCTTACTTTCCTCCTGATCTCAGCGTGGGCACTGGGCCTTGCCAGCTTTGGTCCACTCTGGCCTGTTTATGTATTTGTACCGCAGGTGTGCACATGCAGCTTCCACCGGACCAAGGGCCGCCCCTACTCCACCATACTGCTCTTTTTCTACTTCTTTATCGGCCTGGGCTGCGTTGGCGTATTCTACCTCCTCATTTACAGACGTGTCCTGATTGCCTCAAAGGCTCTACTCCGCTACAGGCTCAGCCGTCGATCATCCAGGAAAAAACCAGCTTCTTCTGTACAAGGGGCCGATGACAGTGGTGTAGAGAGCGGCATGGCTAACACATGTAGCTGTGAGATAAGCAGCCAGGGGGATATAACCCAAAATAAGGATGAGATCACCTGTGATAATTCCTGCCCAAAACCCCAGGACTCTGCCGAGGCTACGGATCCATCAGCAACCAACAAGCCTTCCCCTGATATCTTCCCTAAACCCCCTACAACCACACCTGCTCCCACCACGTCCCACTCAGCAACCTCAGGAGATGATGGCGAATTTAAGCGTGTGACACGCATGTGCTTTactgttttcctgtgttttgtgttcTGCTTCGTCCCCTTCCTGTTGCTCAACATAGCCGATAAACGTAACCGCGCCCCCCAGGTACTGCACATGTTCTGTGCAAACCTCACCTGGCTCAACAGCTGTATCAACCCCGTGCTCTATGCTGTCATGAATCGACAGTTTCGACAGGCCTACCATGTGCTGCTCACCAGGGCTGCTGCACCCTTCACCTGCCTCTGGACCTGGTGGCCAGCTCGGAGGTCCTGA